In Phacochoerus africanus isolate WHEZ1 chromosome 2, ROS_Pafr_v1, whole genome shotgun sequence, one DNA window encodes the following:
- the LOC125121081 gene encoding LOW QUALITY PROTEIN: olfactory receptor 10AG1-like (The sequence of the model RefSeq protein was modified relative to this genomic sequence to represent the inferred CDS: deleted 1 base in 1 codon): MDHQKDLVDVNLTSIMEFVLLGFSDIPNLQMFLFVTFFFVYVITLMGNGIIIFIIGTDKALQTPMYFFLSNFSLLEICYVSVTLPRMLVNLWTQKRHISLFACATQMSFVFTFGNIECLLLTVMAYDRYVAICNPLHYPLVMNHKACVQLVAACWITSAPIEIGQTCQIFSLPFRRSSQINHFFCDIAPILKLACGDTFLSEMLLFTIAVVFIMIPFLLILGSYSQIASTILKLPSAAGKAKAFSTCSSHVMVVTLFFGTAVIAYLRPKSKHSSRMDKFLSLFYTLVTPMFNPLIYSLRNKDVLTALRKLVP, from the exons ATGGACCACCAAAAAGACCTCGTGGATGTAAATCTCACTTCAATAATGGAATTTGTTCTTCTTGGGTTCTCTGATATTCCCAATctccaaatgtttctttttgtgacatttttctttgtttatgtgaTAACTCTGATGGGAAATGGCATCATCATTTTCATAATCGGGACTGACAAAGCTCTCCAGACacctatgtattttttcctcagtAATTTTTCCCTCTTGGAAATCTGTTATGTATCGGTCACTCTCCCCAGAATGCTTGTAAACCTTTGGACTCAGAAAAGACACATTTCTCTGTTTGCCTGTGCCACACAAATGagttttgttttcacatttggAAACATAGAGTGCCTCCTTCTtacagtgatggcctatgaccgctatgtggccatttgTAACCCTTTGCACTATCCTCTAGTCATGAACCACAAGGCCTGTGTCCAGCTGGTGGCTGCCTGCTGGATCACTAGTGCTCCGATTGAGATAGGTCAGACATGCCAGattttctctctgccctttcGTAGATCCAGCCAAATcaaccacttcttctgtgacatcGCCCCAATACTCAAGCTGGCCTGTGGAGACACTTTTCTGAGTGAGATGCTGCTCTTCACAATTGCTGTGGTGTTTATTATGATCCCTTTTCTGTTGATACTTGGGTCCTACAGTCAGATCGCCTCCACCATCCTGAAGTTGCCATCAGCAGCAGGAAAAGCAAAGGCCTTCTCCACTTGCTCTTCACATGTCATGGTTGTGACTTTATTCTTTGGAACTGCAGTCATTGCATACTTACGG CCTAAATCCAAACATTCATCCAGAATGGacaagtttctctctcttttctacaCTCTTGTCACCCCAATGTTTAACCCCCTGATATACAGTCTGAGAAATAAGGATGTCTTGACGGCCTTGAGGAAATTGGTACCTTAA